Proteins from a genomic interval of Tenacibaculum sp. SZ-18:
- a CDS encoding helix-turn-helix domain-containing protein: MNRIKEVLEEKGIKQTWLAEKLGKSYNMVNGYVQNRQQPRLEVLSEIAQILDVDIKELITSTKENK; the protein is encoded by the coding sequence ATGAACAGAATAAAAGAAGTACTTGAAGAGAAAGGAATCAAGCAGACTTGGCTAGCTGAAAAGCTAGGCAAAAGCTACAATATGGTGAATGGTTATGTACAAAATAGACAACAGCCCAGGCTGGAAGTTTTGAGTGAAATAGCCCAAATCCTAGATGTAGACATTAAAGAATTAATAACGAGCACGAAAGAAAATAAATGA